The following DNA comes from Gemmatimonadaceae bacterium.
GCATCGAGCGCTCCGCCGCCGGCGCTCGCGATCTCTTCGACTTCGCGGATGTAGATGGGGTCGTGCGCGAGTGCGAGCTCCTGCGCGGTGGCGTGGCGGCCTTCGACGTGCTCGATGGTTCCGAAGAGGTCGGGCCGTTCGCGGAGCGCGCGGGTGACGGCGCGGAGGCGGCCGACGTGTTCGGGGTGGCCCCAGCCGGTGTCGTGGCGGCCGCAGTCGGCGTGCGAAATGAAGGCGACGCTCACGGCCCGCTGGCGCCGGGCGGCGTCGTTAGGCATGAGGCCCGGCGGGTCACCGGACGGGTCGGCGGCGGCGGCGGGTGATGAGGAAGATCGACGCGTCGCGCGCGCCGACGTCGGACACGCTGCGCTGTTCGTCCAGCACTTCACGCCCGTTGATCTTGACGACGAACTCGCGGACGTCGGCGCGCGGGTCGAGCACGGCCAGGGCGGCGACCTTCACGGCGAGCACGCGTTCGTTGGGCGGGGCGACGATGCGGACGACGTCCCACTGCTCGGGCAGCTCGACGCGCAGCGTGAATGCCGCACCGTTAGGCGTGCCCAACCGGATCGTCTCGCGGCGGGCGCGCAGCGTCGTGGCAAAGGGCGGCGGCGCCGTCATCCGGTGATCTCCTCGACCATCGGATGCGGGTCGAGCGACGCGAAGAAGCGGGAGATCTGCGCGTCGAAGAGATACGTCGACCCGCGCACCCGCGTGCCGCCCTCGATCGGCATGACGCCGATCACGAGCTCTTCCCCGCCTTGCCCGCGGAAGGTGACGTACCCCGCGCCTTCCTTCTCGATGAACGCGGCGTACAACGGATTGCGTGACGGGAAATACCGCTTGGCCTCGGCGAGCACCACGTCGGGGGCAAGGGCGGTCGTGACGTCCTGAATCATGTGGCCGGATCCTGGGTGGTCGCTGGACGGCTGTCTCGACTACAAAATGAATCTATTGTGCCGCGTCGGCCATCGGCAGGGACGCGGCTATTCAGGGGAGGCGGCAGCGCGCGCAAGAATCGCCGGCAATTGCGCGGCGAACGCCGATCGCGCGAGCACGACGCCCGCGCCGGCCTCGCGGCCGGCCTTGATCGCGTCGATATTGGTGTGGCCGGCGTAGGCAAGAATGGGCAGCGATTCGCCATGCGGTGTGGCGCGCAGCCGGCGGATGGCGGCCGACGCATCGATCGTGTCGGTTTCGAGGTCCACGATCGCCATCGATGGCGTCTCCTTGCCCAAGTGCCGCTCGAGCTGATCCATCGATTTTGCGACGCGCAGCGGGACGGACGCGTGGCGCGCGGCATCGTCGATGCGCGAGCGAAACAACAGATCGGAAATGACTAACAGAACCGGGCGCATGGGTCGACGGGCTACCGGCCGGTGTTGTGCTTGATCTCGCCGAGCAGGTCCGCCAGGTGGCTCTGCCAGATGGCCGCCAGGGTGTGCGTGCCGTGGCCGCGCGTCTTGTCGCTGGTCGGGATGAGCACGTACTGTCCGTGCGGTACCTTGGGCATGTCTCGTTCCATGACGCCTAACTTGGGCGGATTCACCTGGTCGTCCTCGGAGTTGACGGCAATGAGCGGCGCCTTGATGTCGCCCAGCTCGGGCTCCGGGTTATAATCGCGCGACGCCTCGAACGCGTAGATGTAGTCGTTGGCGTCTTCGTGCGCCATCACGCGCTCCATCCACGAGTCGATGTACGCGTCGGCCGATGCGGTGGTCGGGTAGTCCTTCTGTAGTTGGCGCGGCGAGCTCGTCATCATGAACAGCAGCTGCAGCGCCGCGCGCAGGCCGCGCGGCTGCGTCGTGTAATCGCCGCCGTGGTAGCCGGGATCGTCAGTGATGTCCTCGACCATCATGTGCCGCATCATCCGGTTGCGGCCCGACATCGCGGTCGGCAGACTCGCCAGCGGCATGAGCCCGTCCATGAAATCCGGATACATCTCGCCCCACATCCAGGTGTGCATACCGCCCATGGACGTGCCCATGACGATGAGCAGATGGTTCACCTTGAGTCCCTTGGTGAGCATCTCGTATTGGGCGCGGATCATGTCGGCATAGTCGTATTTCGGAAAGTGCGCGTGCATCCCATCGCTCGGCTTGCTCGATTTGCCGTGGCCGATGCCGTCGGGGAGCACGATGTAGTACTTCGTGGTGTCGAGCAGCTGGCCCGGGCCGTAGAGCACGCCGGCGAACACGGGCGAGAGAAACTGGCGGCCGCTGCCCGTCGTGCCGTGCATGATGAGGACGGCGTTGGTGGTGAGGCCCTTCGCGTCGGTGCGGGGCTTGCCTAACGTCATCCAGTGCTGGCGGAGTTGCGGAAGCGTCTCGCCGTCGCTGAAATGGAAGTTCTCGATGGTGTAGTCGCCCTCCTGCTGCGCGCCCGCAGTGAGCGGCGCAACGGACGCCGCGATCGCGGCGGCGGCAAGCACGGCAATCCAACGCATGACACGACACTCCGGCCAAGAGAAACGCGGATCAAACGGACGGGGCGAGCACCGCCCGTTAGGCGGGCACGATCCGCATGCCCGGCGCACCGTCACTCGCCGCGCGCGACGCGCGCCGGCCGCATCTCCACACGCGACACCAGCGCACGATCGGGTTGGGCAATCACGTACCACACCGCCTCGGCCACGTCCGCCGGCGTCAACTTCCACGACGCGTTCCCCGCCGTGTGTCCGCCGAACTCCGTATCGACCGATCCCGGCATGACCACCGCGACGCGCACCCCCGCGTCGCGCACCTCGAGCATCAACGACTCCGTGAAGCCGATCACGGCGTGCTTCGTGGCCGCGTAGCAGGCGCCGCCGACGAACGAGTTGCGGCCGGCGAGCGAGCCGATGTTCACGATGGCGCCGCGCCGCCGCGCGAGCATGCCCGGCAGCACCGCGCGCGTCACATAGAACATGCCGTCGAGGTTCACCGACACCTGCCGCCGCCACTCGTCCACCGTGAGCTCGGCGATCGGCTTGATGATGCCGATGCCGGCGTTGTTCACCAGCACATCCACCTCGAGGGCGGCGAGCGCCGACGACACCGCCGCGTGGTCGGACACGTCGAGCACGATCGTGCGACACCGTCCCCCACGCGATTCGATGCCGCGCGCCACGTCGCCGAGCGCGTTCGCCGAACGCGCGACGGCGATGACCTCGTAGCGCTCGGCCAATCGCTCGGCGATCGCGCGGCCGATGCCACGCGACGCGCCGGTCACCAGCGCGACGCTCACGACGCGCTCACCAGCGCCTCGGTCGCCCGCACGAGCGGTTCGAACGTGAGCGGGCGGCGGGCGACGCGCTTCGCCAGCTCGTCGGCCAGCTCGCGCTGCCCTTCGGCGAAGAGCTCGGTGGCGATCCACGGCCCCGCGCGCGGGTTGCGATACCAGTCGGCGTCGAAGCGGTCGCGGAGCGTTTCCGTTAGGAGCGCCTGGAGCTGCCACGCGCGCAGATAGCGCGCGGCGTAGAACCGCGGGTCGACATCGACGAACGCGTCGGCCGGATCGTAGCGGAACGACGTGCCGCGGCCGAGGCTCTCGACGTAGAGATCCGGCAGCGCGTCCCACGGGACCTCGCCGCCGTACAGGGCCACTTCGTACAACAGCTTCGAGCAATATCGGCGCAGGAACTGCAGCTCCTCGAAGCCGGCCGCGCGGAGAAACGGGCAGACGTCGGCTTTGCCGAGCTCGGTGTAGCGTCGCAGCCACCCCGGATCGTGCAGCAGGTGGTCGCAGAGCATCGCGTACGACTCGGTCACCGAGTTGTCGCCTAACCAGCGAAACTCGAACGGGTAGTCGGGCCGCGTGTAGCCGAAATGCAGCGCGTGGCCGAGCTCGTGCAGGAAGGTGCGGTAATCGGACTGGCCGCCGTGCGGCCGCAGCACCAGATACACCTCGGCCGGGACGCGCACGGGCGAGCAGAAGGCGCGCGAGCGCTTTCCGTCGCGTTCGGCTGCGTCGACGATGATGTGGCCGTGGGCGGTGGCATCGAGGCCCATTTCGGCGATCTGGCGCTTGACGACGTCCTCGAGCGCGGAGGCGGGGAACGCGGCATCGAACTCGCGCGCGCGCAGGAGCGCGAGGGCGTCGGCGCGCGTGGCCTCGCGCGGGTCGATGCCTAACTTGTCCCGCACGCCTTCGCGGAAGACGTCGTCCCACATGGCCTGCGTCTCGCGCAGGAAGCCCTCGCATTGCGCCGCCAGCACCGGCAGGTCGATGCCGCTGATCTCGGCGAAGGTGGCGTTGTAGGTGGGGCCGATGCCTAACGCTTCGACCAGGTCCCGTTCGCGTTGGAACCGTTCCCGCTTGAGCGGCGCGAGCTCGGCCGCCACGAGTCGCGCCCGCGCCTGCTCCAGCGCCAGCCGGTCGCGGCGGTCGGCCGCGTTGGCGATGTCGATCGCGATCCGTTGGTACGGCACGCGGGTGCCATCGTGCAACGTCGCGACGGCGGTCGTCTCCCACGCGATCTCGCGTTCGTCCAACGGGGCGAGCGCGCGAGAGACGCGCGTCTCGGCCACCCAGTCGAGCATCAGGCGCGCGGAGCGGCGGTCTTCGGTGCCCGGCGTCGTGCCGCGAAACGTCTCGCGGGTGAGATCGAGCGCATCGTCGCTCGTGAGCGCCGCGTGCCGCGCATAGATCGCCTGGAAGTGCGCGCCGGGCTGGAGGCCCGCCTGCGCGCGATAGTACTCGCGCGACAGCGACTCCATGAACGT
Coding sequences within:
- a CDS encoding alpha/beta fold hydrolase, which translates into the protein MRWIAVLAAAAIAASVAPLTAGAQQEGDYTIENFHFSDGETLPQLRQHWMTLGKPRTDAKGLTTNAVLIMHGTTGSGRQFLSPVFAGVLYGPGQLLDTTKYYIVLPDGIGHGKSSKPSDGMHAHFPKYDYADMIRAQYEMLTKGLKVNHLLIVMGTSMGGMHTWMWGEMYPDFMDGLMPLASLPTAMSGRNRMMRHMMVEDITDDPGYHGGDYTTQPRGLRAALQLLFMMTSSPRQLQKDYPTTASADAYIDSWMERVMAHEDANDYIYAFEASRDYNPEPELGDIKAPLIAVNSEDDQVNPPKLGVMERDMPKVPHGQYVLIPTSDKTRGHGTHTLAAIWQSHLADLLGEIKHNTGR
- a CDS encoding M3 family metallopeptidase, coding for MTTPTLDGLRREGETFMESLSREYYRAQAGLQPGAHFQAIYARHAALTSDDALDLTRETFRGTTPGTEDRRSARLMLDWVAETRVSRALAPLDEREIAWETTAVATLHDGTRVPYQRIAIDIANAADRRDRLALEQARARLVAAELAPLKRERFQRERDLVEALGIGPTYNATFAEISGIDLPVLAAQCEGFLRETQAMWDDVFREGVRDKLGIDPREATRADALALLRAREFDAAFPASALEDVVKRQIAEMGLDATAHGHIIVDAAERDGKRSRAFCSPVRVPAEVYLVLRPHGGQSDYRTFLHELGHALHFGYTRPDYPFEFRWLGDNSVTESYAMLCDHLLHDPGWLRRYTELGKADVCPFLRAAGFEELQFLRRYCSKLLYEVALYGGEVPWDALPDLYVESLGRGTSFRYDPADAFVDVDPRFYAARYLRAWQLQALLTETLRDRFDADWYRNPRAGPWIATELFAEGQRELADELAKRVARRPLTFEPLVRATEALVSAS
- a CDS encoding SDR family NAD(P)-dependent oxidoreductase — protein: MSVALVTGASRGIGRAIAERLAERYEVIAVARSANALGDVARGIESRGGRCRTIVLDVSDHAAVSSALAALEVDVLVNNAGIGIIKPIAELTVDEWRRQVSVNLDGMFYVTRAVLPGMLARRRGAIVNIGSLAGRNSFVGGACYAATKHAVIGFTESLMLEVRDAGVRVAVVMPGSVDTEFGGHTAGNASWKLTPADVAEAVWYVIAQPDRALVSRVEMRPARVARGE